GCCCACACCGCGCCGCTCGGCTTTACCTTCACCCAAGGCCTCGATCTTGGCGATCGCTGGACGAACGGTGCGCTGATCGCCCGGCACGGATCGTGGAACCGCGAGCCCGTTGCGGGCTATGACGTCGTGTTCGTCAAGTTCGGCGCCAACGGCAAGCCGGTCAATGCGCTCCCCGTCACGCTGCTCGACCAGTTCCTCGCCAAGGACGGCAAGACGACGCGCGGCCGCCCCGCCGATGTGAAGGTCGCCAAGGACGGCAGCGCGCTGGTCGCCGACGATACCGGCAATGTGATCTGGCGGGTGGCGAAGGCCGGATAAACAAATCGTCGCCCCCGCGAAGGCGGGGGCGACGATTTGGATCAGGCGATCATCAAACCCGCATCGGCATCAGCACATAAAGCGCCGGGCTCTTCTCGCTCTCGCGGATCAACGTCGGGGCGTTGGCGTCGGCGAGGTGAAGTTCGACATTGTCGCCATCGACCTGCCCCAGGATGTCGCTGAGATAACGGGCGTTGAAACCGATCTCCATCGCGTCGCTGTCGTAAGCCGCCGCAAGTTCTTCGGCCGCGGTGCCGTTTTCGGGGCTGGTGACGCTGAGCGTGATGCGATCCTTGTCGAGCCCGACCTTGACCGCGCGGGTCTTTTCGCTGGCGATCGTCGAGACGCGGTCGACGCCCTGGAACAGGCTCTTCGGATCGACCTTCAAGAGCTTGTCGTTCGCGGTCGGTATGACGCGGCTGTAATCGGGGAAGGTGCCGTCGATCAGCTTCGAGGTAAGCACCGCGTTGCCGAGTTGGAAGCGAATCTTCGTCGCCGACAGGCTGATCTCGACATTGCCCTCGGCCTCGTCGAGCAGCTTGCGGATCTCGCCGACGCATTTACGCGGCACGATGACGTCGGGCATCGACGAGGCGCCGTCGGGGCGCGTCACCGTATAGCGGGCGAGACGGTGGCCGTCGGTCGCCGCGGCCTTCAGCACCGGACCCGATGCATCCTCTGCGACGTGCAGGAAGATGCCGTTGAGATAGTAGCGCGTTTCCTCGGTCGAGATGGCGAAGCGCGTCTTGTCGATGATCTGGATCAGCTCGGCGACCGGCAGTTCGAAATTGGTCGGCAGGTCGCCTTCGGCGATCACCGGGAAATCGTCGCGCGGCAGCGTCGGCAGGTTGAAGTTCGACCGGCCGGCCTTAACCTGCATCTTGCCTTCGGCGGCGGCGAGGCTGACCTCGGTGCCTTCGGGCAGTTTGCGGGCGATTTCGAACAATGTGTGCGCCGACACCGTCGTGGTGCCCGGGGTTTCGACCTTCGCCGCGATGGTTTCGACGACCTGCAGGTCGAGGTCGGTCGCCATCAGTTTGAGCTGTCCCGACGCATCGGCTTCGATGAGGACGTTCGAGAGGATGGGGATGGTATTGCGCCGTTCGACCACCGACTGGACGTGGCCAAGGCTCTTCAACAACACTGCGCGTTCGATCGTCGCTTTCATTCTAACTCCGCCATCCCTTGTTTCGCGGGAGATTTCCCGAGGGGACAAGCATCGGAGGCGATTCGCAGCCCCGATTCCCGGCCCCTGAAAATGTCCACCTTCCTTAACGCACGCGCGGCGCGAGGCAAGCCATGCTTGCAAAGCATCCACTTTCGCGCAAACGAGGGCCGATGCGGCGCGCGCTCTTTCTCTTTGCACCCCTGCTTTTCGGTATCGGGGCGGCGGTCCCCGCGGCCGCCCGCACCGCGCTCGGCATATTCGACGGCTGGGGGGCCTTCCGCGATCCTGCGGCGCCGCGATGCTATGCGATCGCCGCGCCCGCCGCGACGATCGGCCGGCCCGAGGTCAAAGCCTATGCGAGCATCGGTTACTGGCCGAAATCGCGCATCCGCGGACAATTCTATGTCCGCCTGTCGAAAGCCCGCAGCCCGCAACGCGAACTGCGGCTGACGGTCGGCAACCGCCGTTTCATCCTGACCGGCAACGGCGCGCACGGCTGGGCGAGCGACGCACGGATGGACGCCGCGATCATCGCCGCGATGCGGTCGGCGCCGAGCATGAGCGTCGAAAGCGACACGCCGAACGGACGCGCGATCGCCGATACCTATCGTCTCCGCGGCGCCGCGACCGCGATCGACGCGGCGGCGCTTGGGTGCGCGCGGCTGCGGTGAGGCCATGCTGCCGGACGCGGCTAGAGACCAGACCCTAGCCGCGCGCCAGTTTCGTCAATTCGGCGGCGAGAAAGTCGAGCACCGTGCGCACCCGCGGAACATGGCGCAGACGTTCGTGGGTCAACAACCAGAGTCCAGTGGTGTCCTCTGCCTTCGGCGGCAGGCAGCGGATGAGGTCGGGTTCGCGGTCGGCGAGGAAGGCCGGCAGGATGGTGAGCCCCATCCCCGAGCGGACCCCGGCGAGCAGGCCGGTGCCGCTGTCATATTGCATCACCACCGATGCCTCGAGCCCATATTGCCGCAGCCACGCCTGATAGGGTTCCCAGACCCCGCCGCCGCCGCCGATGAACGGGTGGGTGGCGAGTTCGGCGCGGGTGTGCGGGATGCCGTGACGGTCGGCATAGTCGCGGCTGCAATAGAGCGTCCACGGATTGTCGGCGATGCGCCGCCCGACGAGCCCCGCACCGGCGGGTTGCTTGCTGCTGCGGATCGCAATATCGGCGGCGCCGGCGGCAAGGTCCCGCGGCTCGTCCGCCGTGTCGAGATGGATGTGGATTTCGGGATGCGCAGCTCGCAGGTCGCGCAGAATTGGCGGCAGCACGGTTACCGCGAAAATCTCCATCGTCGTCACGCTGACCGTCCCGCCCGCATCGCGCGAACGCGCGCCCGCCGCTTCGCCGAAGCGTTCGGCGGCTTCCTTGACAGCCAGCGCACTCGCCAGCATCGCCTCGCCCACCGGCGTCAGCGCGTAGCCGGCCTGACGCCGTTCGAACAGGCTGAGCCCCGTCGCTTCCTCGAGCGCGGCGATGCGCCGGGCGACGGTGGTCTGGCTGACACGCAGCGCCTGTGCGGCGGACAGGGTGCTGCCCGTCTCCACGACCGCGAGAAACGCCTTGAGATCGTTCCAGTCGTACATGGCGTCTTGTGCGCCATAATCGCCTTCGCCTCATTCTGCAATTTTGCAGAATGGTCGCGCAACATCGTTGCTCCTTTCGCCGCTTCATAGAGATTATTTGTCTTCCACCGGCTCCTCCCCCTCCTTTTCAGCCGGCCGATGGAGACATGAGATG
The Sphingopyxis macrogoltabida genome window above contains:
- a CDS encoding LysR family transcriptional regulator, whose product is MYDWNDLKAFLAVVETGSTLSAAQALRVSQTTVARRIAALEEATGLSLFERRQAGYALTPVGEAMLASALAVKEAAERFGEAAGARSRDAGGTVSVTTMEIFAVTVLPPILRDLRAAHPEIHIHLDTADEPRDLAAGAADIAIRSSKQPAGAGLVGRRIADNPWTLYCSRDYADRHGIPHTRAELATHPFIGGGGGVWEPYQAWLRQYGLEASVVMQYDSGTGLLAGVRSGMGLTILPAFLADREPDLIRCLPPKAEDTTGLWLLTHERLRHVPRVRTVLDFLAAELTKLARG
- the dnaN gene encoding DNA polymerase III subunit beta translates to MKATIERAVLLKSLGHVQSVVERRNTIPILSNVLIEADASGQLKLMATDLDLQVVETIAAKVETPGTTTVSAHTLFEIARKLPEGTEVSLAAAEGKMQVKAGRSNFNLPTLPRDDFPVIAEGDLPTNFELPVAELIQIIDKTRFAISTEETRYYLNGIFLHVAEDASGPVLKAAATDGHRLARYTVTRPDGASSMPDVIVPRKCVGEIRKLLDEAEGNVEISLSATKIRFQLGNAVLTSKLIDGTFPDYSRVIPTANDKLLKVDPKSLFQGVDRVSTIASEKTRAVKVGLDKDRITLSVTSPENGTAAEELAAAYDSDAMEIGFNARYLSDILGQVDGDNVELHLADANAPTLIRESEKSPALYVLMPMRV